The following is a genomic window from Motacilla alba alba isolate MOTALB_02 chromosome 24, Motacilla_alba_V1.0_pri, whole genome shotgun sequence.
GGATTCAGTGGAGTTAGGCCAGGGATAAATTTGGCTCCAGAACTGCTAACGTGCGTTGGCTCCTCTCCCGCCAGCGGCATTTCAGGCACGATCCCCCTCCTTGCCAGCCCGCAGACTCGAGGAACTCTCTGCTCGGCCTCCGCTCAGTGGCTTTTGAGATGCCCGTTGGTTTTCCAGCCCAGCTCGTGGCTCCTGCGGCTCCTCCAGGCCTGGTACTTCCTCATGCTCTTCCTGCGGGCGAAGCGGCAGATGCTGACCATGAACACCCAGGACACCACGTACATGACGACCCCTCCCAGCTTGATGAACCAGCGGGGCCTGGGCGAGGCCAGCTCGCAGTACATCAGCCAGGCGCCCATGCCGATGCGCACGCCGGTGAAGAGCACCACGAAGAGGAAATCCACCAGGTCGCCCGTGAAGGTGTGGTAGCGGCCCAGCTCCTTGAGGAACCAGCGGGCCTGCAGCAGCGGGTTGGTGATCTCGCTGCCGAAGATGACGGCGTTGACGTCGGCGGCCGACTCGCCCAGGGCCAAGGAGGCGGCGATGCCCACGATGCTGACCAGGTGGTGGGCCAGCATCAGGGCGCCCTCCGTCTGGAAGTACACGCACCAACACAGGTCGAAGATGAAGTAGCCCAAGCTAAGGCACAGCCCGTGCACCTGAAGGGTTGTGTTGGGTGAccctgaaagggaaaaacagagctTAAAGCGTGGAGGCAGCAGGATGTGAgacagggcaggggtggcactggtgaCAGCCCGGCCACGGAAGTCCCCCGAGTCACAATGCCACAGTTGTTAGTCCGGCAGCTGCACACACGTAATGGCCACACACGAGGTCACACGCTCTGCcaaagggcagctggggaggggcagtACCCCAGCAAAATACAGTACCAGGCTCTCCGTTCCTCTGGGGCTGTCCACCACAAAGATATCACTGCAGGCAGCGTCCCTCAGGCGGGATGGGGACTGGGGTGCTGGGAGAAGCCCAGGGGAGGTGGGATCACGATTTCCTCACTCACCTGGGTGGCTCAGGGGCCAGGGGCCGTCGATGAAGCCGATGTAAGCAGACAGGCAGGTGGCCAGGATGCCGTGGGTCAGTGTgaccagcctgcagctccactcGAGGTTCCGGTGCCGGTAGCGGTGGCAGAACCACTTGTAGAGGCAGAACCAggccagcaggctgcaggctgcacGCAGGGGCAGCGGGAACAGCATCCTgtcctgggaagagcaggacaCAAGGGATCAGAAGGACAAAGCGAGCAGGAGGTcgagcctgtgccagtgtcagcacagcccagcacggCTTTGCTCCATAACCATCCCGGCCCCGTGTGCGCAGAGCTGCTCTTGATGGGGCTGCTTGCTCctggcacattttctctgtgtgaaaaCCACTTTATTCTCCTCACTGCAAGCTCCATTTCATCCTTACTGGCACCAAAACCATCCTTACTGGCACCAAAACCTACCGGTAATTTGTATCACCGGTAGCCATGAGGCCCTAATGAAAGCAGCCTCTACAATGTCTTTTGGATGCAACAGAACAAGAATCTGTGTCcaaaaagatttcctttttcatcAGTATTTCTTTTATACAAGTTCCCTCACACACACTCTCTCAAACAAGCAGAAGACAAAATTGCCAGAGCAAAACTACAGCACATAAACACTTGTGGATGTTGCTGAAACCCTCCAAATACACATTGCTCTATTCTCCACCTCGTCCCTATAATGCCTTCCCATGAAATGCGTGTCTCGCTGCTCCTGGGCATTCAGGGCAGCGCAGCTGAGCCAGGCTTTGGCATGCAGGAGTTCCCAGTCGTGCCAAAGCTGCGCTGGtgcctgctgcccagctctggcctctCCCCCAGGCCTGGCAGCACCAGAGGGACTTCACGGGATGAGGAGTCAGAGCTGCAAAGCCCAACCTTCCTGTCTGGCCTGTTGGAGCATTCCCAGGCACGACTGGAGGCTGGGTAAACAAAACCATtatgttttaatgttttaatggGCCTTGGGAACACGGAGAGATGAAATAGGGGTGGGATTGACTGCTCTGAGCAGGCTTTTCCATTCACGTCCCCGGTGCTCCAGGTCCAGACTCAGAGCAGATAAGGAAGGGAGAATTGGCAAAAGGGATTGACACTAGGAAGGCCAATAAAATTTACAAAGCAGCAATAATTACAGAACAATAAATGACAAACAAATAATCCTATAtcataaataacaaataattcTATATAACATACATATACACAATAAATTAACAAATAACATgcaataatatataaaaataatgtatttcccCACATATGATTTTATATAagattataaattattttatatattttatattatattatattatattatattatattataatattattttatatacgattatatattattttatatattatgttgtgttatattatattatattatattatattatattatattattgcATTATATTGTATTGtactatattatataataataatattattatattatattgttatattatatcattatattatattattgcATATATTATTATGTATCTATTATACATAACAGATATTCCACTATAATTTGTATCACCGGTAGCCATGAGGCCCTAATGAAAGCAGCCTCTACGATAAACACACATGCCTAAAAACCCGGCGTGCAGAACACCCCGAAAACGATCAAACCCCACATGGGCACCTCCAGCAAAGCACCCTTATCCCGTTATCCTCATTATTTTTTAGTCCAAGCGGGAAGATGGAGGAGCTCCGGGACCGTACCAACAGCACGATCCGCAGCCGCGGGGCACCGCCTGCGCGCACCCGGCCCATCCTCCGCACCCGCGGGATgcagcggccccggccccaTCGCCTGCGGCTCCCGCGGCCCccggggacggggacggggacggggacagggacaggagcctccccagcacccacctgcCGGGCCGCGCTGCCGGAGCCGCCCCGGATCACGGagcgagcggcggcggccgaggGGCACCTGGCGGCCGGGAGGAGGGacggcagggatggggatgaggaggaggaggagggacgGGAGGAGGGacggcagggatggggatggggaggaggaggagggacgGGAGGAGGGacggcagggatggggatggggaggaggaggaggagggacgGGAGGAGGGacggcagggatggggatggggaggaggaggagggatgggaggagggacggcagggatggggatggggaggaggaggagggacgGGAGGAGGGacggcagggatggggatggggaggaggaggagggacgGGAGGAGGGacggcagggatggggatggggaggaggaggaggggtgggaggagggaatAGGGGCGGCAGGATGGCGGGAATGGCGATCCGCGGCCCCGCAGCGCATCCCTGGGAAGGGGCACGTCCCTGGGAAGGGGCACATCCTGGGAAGGGGCACATCCTGGGAAGGGGCACATCCCGGGGAAAGGGGCACATCCCGGGAAAGGGGCACGTCCCTGGGAAGGGGCACGTCCCTGGGAAGGGGCACGTCCCGGGGAAAGGCGCACACCCCTGAGAAGGGGCACATCCCGGGGATGGGGCACATCCCGGAAAAGGGACACATCCCGGGAAAGGGGCACGTCCCGGGGAAAGGGGCACGTCCCGGGGAAAGGGGCAcgtccctgccctccctgctgcgTCCTGGGAtgccctgagctggaagggatccagcAGGATGGcgagcccagcccctgctcctgcaccccgACAGTCCCACCCTGTGCCTCGGAGCTGTGTCCCAAAGCTCCTGGAGCTCTTGGGGCCGTGcccgttccctggggagcccccGGCACCCTCTTTTCCcgatatccaacctaaatctgcgctggcacagctcagcctgtccctgctcgCAGAGATCAGCGCTCCCCctgtgaggaagctgcagacccCAAATTGTCTCCTCCGGGTGAGAGCAGCCGAgtgccctcagcctctcctcctgtgGCCCCTCCAGACCCTCCACTCGTTCGGCCCAGCTGCCACAGGAGATGATCCCAGCAGGTGATGTCCCCACGGGGCACACCTGCAGGAGCACCGCGGTAGCCCGGGGACACAGAAACCAGTCCCACACCCGCCGCAATCACCCCGTGTGTGCCACAGAGAGAGATACGGGCACggagcacagccagcctttGCTCTCCTcactcctgggagcagagctgcagggctccagggctgtgccagggcaggcatctccactcacagccctgctgctcgAGGGCCAGACTCAGAGCAGGTAGGGACGGGAGAATCCTGATGTGACAAAAGGGATTGAccagctggaggaggctggTGGAAAGAGAGGAACGAGTTGTAAAATTACTGAGGTCTTTTCCACACCTACTCATGAAAAAGATAGGTCTCAACAGCCTGGGATTTTTGGAAtaagatgatctttgaggtctcttccaacccaaaccattctgggattctatgagcagccaggaagaaaaccagggatgttcccagaggagcactcagagcagcagcaggtccaaGGTGACATCCCCCGAGGGGTTTTGTCACCCGGAACggagcagtgcagctgcagcgggctgggagagctcacacccagccctggacagcccctccatcccctgcttctgcagcagctaTAAACCCAGCAGTTTCTTCTCACTGCAGGCGCTCAGCGCTGCCCAATGTCTCTGCTGCCTTCCACATCCCAAATTCAGGCTTTAAGCAGGACACTGAAGCAGCTACAGAAGTTCCTCCACCTTTCATGAGTTACAGTCAAAACAACCTCTCACACCCGAAAACGcggggttggtttttttccttcatcccGTCAAGTTTTACCTTTTGAAATGCAGATGGTGGGAGTGGCTTGACCTGCCTCTTGCAGCTCTCATAATGAGCGCTTTCAGCTGGGCAGTCACCAAGATACAGATCTTACTTTTCCAGTTCAGGCCAGGTGcagcttcccactgccacaAAATGCTCATCCTCCTGCTATTTCAGCACATCCTCGTGAGCATTAATAGCGCGTTTGCCTCTCTGACAAATCTGAGGTCTCATCTTGCTTCCCTCCCCCTTTGCTGgccctccagcagcctcagaaACACCTGAGACGGAGCTGCTTTAATATTTAGCTTAGGACAGAGAAAAGCGTGGACAGACAGGAGATTATAGGGCTGATGTTTTCACATCAGGAGCATGGTTAGGTGgaatattagggaaaaaaattcttggctgtgagggtgacgaggagctgggatgggattcccagagaagctgtgcctgccctggaagcgtccaagccaggctggatggggctcggAGCAAGCAGGGATAGAAgcaggggatttttgggaggagatgagatgatcttcaaggtcccttccaacccaaaccaccgTGGGATTCTGTGAGcagccaggaagaaaaacagagatgTTCAGGGAAGAATACTCAGAGTCCTAACACGGCACAGATCATTTCATGCAGGAGGTGGGACACACAGAAGTCgtgaagggtttgttttttttttttgtaaactttGCACGGTGAGGTGCAAGGTAGCGAGTGAAATCATCTCCCTGTGGATTGTACCAGAAGTGAGGTGCAGCTTTATACACcaattttcctgtttgctttgtgCAGCGTCAGCCATTTCAACGGGCTGCGTTGCACTGGCTCGTTTGGCCTGCAGACGAACAGAGTTCAGCAAAacagctcagggcaggagcCTCTGCAGACAGTTGTTTGCACGCTGCTGCCTCATTTAGTACAgccacagcctcccccagctctcctggaccTGCTCTAaccagagctcccagcactgaAAAGCATCACAGAATGTATTTATCATCTTACCCACACTGGGAAACTCCTTGTCCACAATGAAACTGGGAATAAACAAGAGCTGGAAACCTGGGAGTTCAACAGGCCGTTACTAAAACTCAGCTTTTGTGGCTGTAAAAACCCTCAGGGATATTTGATGGACTAAAAGCAGGCACCTCCATGAAAAATCACGTTCTTTGAAATAAGAATTTCAGTGGGCTAGTGGAGCTGGGTGATCTTCTAGCATCACATTAGAGGGTACAGCACTAGAATTATCCTTGGGTGACATTTAGCAGATGAGACCCTGAGGGCACTTCTATTACACCAAACCTCCCCAGGTAACTGGTTACACAAGCAGTCTGGGTGCCCGGGGATGCTCTCCCAGTAGTGTCCTCCAGCTGAAGGAAGAGGTTTTTCTCACTGGAAGCCAATCCAGGCTCTCCTCCACTCCagacagcagagccctggcccagcaggagcagaaacaaCCAGAACCAGCCACTCAGTGGTGCCTTAGGACATCTTATAACCCCCAAGATGCTCTCATGCTTTGGATTGCTtctccaaaaaaaccacagacaaGTTAGCCTGCAACCCTTCAAACTGGGCATTGCCCCagtgaaagaagcagaaaggcagagaaaaaacaaaagcacgCTGGGATGGAGGAGGCCATGGCCAGAATTCAGGTGATTCTTGTGTCCAGCAAGAGCAAACCCCTCAGTCTGGGAGCTCCTACTCTCTCTGCAGCGCTGATTCATTGGCAAAGCAGGTTTTGGGGTGCATTGCTCCCAAACCTGAGCTTCGGCTGAGcctcacagctccagcctgaccTCCAGGGCTCCCGGCTCAGCCTGGGCTCCGttcctcagctcctctctgcttcccGAGCTGCACGAAGGGAATGCAGCAGTGACCGTGGCATCCTCAGCCTTCCCTCAAGGCCTTGGGCTCAGCCCTCactccagctgcctcctcaAGACCCAGAACAAAAGAACATCGCAGCCATCAGGTCTTTTTCAAAAGAGAACATGACTTTATTAGAAGTCCCGTGACTCAGAGGAGTTTTTGGAAGAACACAGAGCCTGGCAGGTGCCCGCTCCTCAGGAGGCCACTCTGGCTCCTGCTTTCCCAAAAATATTGGCCCAGGAAGTTGCCTGGGTTCACAGCTGCAATGCCTTCAGTGGATGTGTCCAAAGTGAGGTTATTTCGggttattttttaatctctccAGACACCTTGAGGAGCCCCAGCCAAAGGCTGATATCTGCCCTGAACAGAGCCAAATTCAGTGAGATAAAGGCAGTGGAGGAGCTGCATCCCCActgctcccctccctcaccTCTGCATTTGCTTCTCAGCTCTCAGAGAGGCTTTTGGAGGAGACTAAATCTGAACGGTGGCCTTGAACAGAGGGAAATTCACATTAAAACCCCAGGGGAAATGTCAGAACACGATTCTGAGAGGTAAAGAAAACGAGAGAACTGTTCCATGCTCTGAGGCCTGCTGGTGTGGAGCAGCTGTCACACCGAGATCTGCCTAAACAATCCTGTCACCCCTGGAAATAGTCACATTTGACTCATTAGCCATTAATTCAGCTTAAGTGGTTTGCAAATGAGCCAACAGGGCAGAAAGAGCATCCAGGGGGGCTCTTCACTATCCTCCCTCTCCCACAAAAAGCCTGATTATTCTTCTTATGCAATCCCAGCCTCGGCCAACACCTGCTGGTGGAGTTTATTGGCACAAGTCTAACTCCTGACTCTTGTTTGTGAGGGCCTGAGTCAGTCCCGGAGAAATCACTCTGCTCTGAGATCAGCACCAatggaagtgttaaaaaaaggagtaaaggaaatgtaaattaaaaacgAGGTAAAACACTGCCTCACCTTGAGTACCATCACTTCACACT
Proteins encoded in this region:
- the LOC119711416 gene encoding TLC domain-containing protein 5-like isoform X3 translates to MLFPLPLRAACSLLAWFCLYKWFCHRYRHRNLEWSCRLVTLTHGILATCLSAYIGFIDGPWPLSHPGSPNTTLQVHGLCLSLGYFIFDLCWCVYFQTEGALMLAHHLVSIVGIAASLALGESAADVNAVIFGSEITNPLLQARWFLKELGRYHTFTGDLVDFLFVVLFTGVRIGMGAWLMYCELASPRPRWFIKLGGVVMYVVSWVFMVSICRFARRKSMRKYQAWRSRRSHELGWKTNGHLKSH
- the LOC119711416 gene encoding TLC domain-containing protein 5-like isoform X2 gives rise to the protein MVLKDRMLFPLPLRAACSLLAWFCLYKWFCHRYRHRNLEWSCRLVTLTHGILATCLSAYIGFIDGPWPLSHPGSPNTTLQVHGLCLSLGYFIFDLCWCVYFQTEGALMLAHHLVSIVGIAASLALGESAADVNAVIFGSEITNPLLQARWFLKELGRYHTFTGDLVDFLFVVLFTGVRIGMGAWLMYCELASPRPRWFIKLGGVVMYVVSWVFMVSICRFARRKSMRKYQAWRSRRSHELGWKTNGHLKSH
- the LOC119711416 gene encoding TLC domain-containing protein 5-like isoform X1, producing MGRVRAGGAPRLRIVLLDRMLFPLPLRAACSLLAWFCLYKWFCHRYRHRNLEWSCRLVTLTHGILATCLSAYIGFIDGPWPLSHPGSPNTTLQVHGLCLSLGYFIFDLCWCVYFQTEGALMLAHHLVSIVGIAASLALGESAADVNAVIFGSEITNPLLQARWFLKELGRYHTFTGDLVDFLFVVLFTGVRIGMGAWLMYCELASPRPRWFIKLGGVVMYVVSWVFMVSICRFARRKSMRKYQAWRSRRSHELGWKTNGHLKSH